In Nicotiana tabacum cultivar K326 chromosome 19, ASM71507v2, whole genome shotgun sequence, one DNA window encodes the following:
- the LOC107766787 gene encoding uncharacterized protein LOC107766787, protein MNIALPEMLHSITGNGGNGSSEMSVLERQRARMKWQQEQLQQQEMMSYFDGQNDQQLMNFYSQTAGAQQFHGQINNVNDESLNELVTRAIKPDPCLENNWTIGTDGLGYVPTGVGYGGTTPQLGLNYAISRTTSCPPNMADNAVSDGKAKESMMSSNRGRESFKKRKADKNQHLKELAEEETKDKKMKECIEEGDSKVTTEKYNNRRSTNNSNNSKESSESSKEKSKITEDKKPDYIHVRARRGQATDSHSLAERVRREKISERMRFLQDLVPGCNKITGKAGMLDEIINYVQSLQRQVEFLSMKLAAVNPRLDIEIDNFFNKDIFATSTANFPTVGAGTSSEMLSMAQRQFNSLQQIVSSSGFEMGILNLSEMALRRTTSAPVSIPEIFLDSSNINQVQSFPTWDTDLDNMYAMDLQQGRSAQFLPHPSTGFVEAGNDLKMGM, encoded by the exons ATGAATATTGCATTACCAGAAATGTTACACAGTATCACTGGCAATGGAGGAAATGGAAGCTCAGAAATGAGCGTGCTTGAACGACAACGAGCGAGAATGAAATGGCAGCAAGAACAGCTGCAGCAACAAGAAATGATGAGTTATTTTGATGGACAAAATGATCAACAACTGATGAATTTTTATTCTCAAACAGCTGGAGCTCAACAGTTTCATGGTCAGATCAACAATGTAAACGACGAGAGTCTTAATGAGCTTGTGACTCGGGCAATTAAACCGGACCCCTGTTTAGAGAACAATTGGACCATTGGTACTGATGGTTTAGGCTATGTTCCCACTGGGGTTGGATATGGAGGAACTACACCACAATTGGGATTGAATTATGCCATTTCCAGAACCACAAGTTGCCCACCTAACATGGCGGATAACGCTGTGTCTGATGGTAAAGCCAAAGAGAGTATGATGAGTTCTAATAGAGGAAGAGAGAGTTTCAAGAAGAGAAAAGCAGACAAGAATCAACATCTCAAG GAGCTTGCTGAAGAGGAAACCAAAGACAAGAAAATGAAAGAATGCATAGAGGAAGGAGATTCCAAGGTAACAACAGAGAAATACAACAACAGAAGGAGCACCAATAACAGTAACAACAGTAAGGAATCTTCTGAATCTTCAAAGGAGAAGTCCAAAATTACTGAAGATAAAAAGCCTGACTATATTCATGTCAGAGCACGTCGGGGTCAAGCCACTGATAGCCACAGTTTAGCTGAACGA GTAAGAAGGGAAAAGATTAGTGAGAGAATGAGATTTCTACAAGATTTAGTACCAGGATGTAACAAGATCACAGGGAAAGCAGGAATGCTTGATGAAATAATCAATTATGTCCAGTCTCTCCAAAGACAAGTAGag TTCCTATCCATGAAACTGGCTGCTGTTAATCCAAGGCTTGATATCGAGATagacaatttcttcaacaaagaT ATATTTGCAACTAGCACGGCTAATTTTCCTACGGTGGGAGCTGGAACATCATCTGAAATGCTTAGTATGGCTCAACGCCAGTTCAATTCATTGCAGCAAATAGTGTCAAGTTCTGGATTCGAAATGGGTATTCTAAATCTTAGCGAAATGGCTCTACGTAGAACCACTAGCGCACCTGTATCAATCCCTGAAATATTTCTTGACTCATCCAATATCAAT CAAGTTCAGAGCTTTCCAACTTGGGACACTGACTTAGATAACATGTATGCAATGGATCTTCAACAAGGAAGATCAGCACAGTTTCTTCCCCATCCGTCTACAG GTTTTGTTGAAGCTGGAAATGACCTGAAGATGGGAATGTGA